A genomic segment from Lutibacter sp. A80 encodes:
- the gldN gene encoding gliding motility protein GldN → MNKRNIGMFILLCVLFQTTYAQSNLLNAKRPSDIGKKTAAQKAVDNDKPLEYGYVDDRDILWSKMIWEYIDLNERINLPLYYPVDTTNVASDRRSLFDTLLKGIREGEITEVYDDSYFTAKMTSAEINRKLFRVDTTDAGFDELNAGAINIDEYVDKINLTSQDIEGFKIKGVWYIDKRQGELKYRLLALAPVAPDVQTMGREDISITEQLPLFWVWFPDARNLLHKMKVFNPKNSAFPISYDHILNARRFNSNIYREENIYGDRDISDYVKGNSLFQVMESNKIKEEIRNKELDMWSY, encoded by the coding sequence ATGAATAAGAGAAATATTGGAATGTTTATTTTATTGTGTGTGTTGTTTCAAACAACGTATGCACAATCTAATCTTTTAAATGCTAAAAGACCTTCCGATATTGGAAAAAAAACTGCTGCGCAAAAGGCTGTTGATAACGATAAACCTTTAGAATACGGTTATGTAGATGATAGAGACATTTTATGGTCTAAAATGATATGGGAATATATAGATTTAAACGAACGTATTAATTTACCGCTGTATTATCCTGTAGATACCACAAATGTAGCTAGTGATAGAAGATCGCTATTCGATACCTTATTAAAAGGTATTAGAGAAGGTGAAATTACCGAAGTGTACGACGATTCTTATTTTACAGCTAAAATGACCTCTGCCGAAATCAATAGAAAACTTTTTAGAGTTGATACTACTGATGCTGGTTTTGATGAATTAAATGCCGGAGCAATTAATATTGATGAGTATGTTGATAAAATAAATTTAACATCTCAAGATATTGAAGGCTTTAAAATAAAAGGTGTTTGGTATATTGATAAACGTCAAGGAGAATTAAAATATAGATTATTAGCCTTAGCACCTGTTGCTCCAGATGTGCAAACTATGGGGAGAGAGGATATTAGTATTACAGAACAATTGCCATTGTTTTGGGTGTGGTTTCCAGATGCGCGAAATTTATTGCATAAAATGAAGGTTTTTAATCCAAAAAATTCAGCATTTCCTATTTCTTACGATCATATTTTAAATGCTAGAAGATTTAATTCTAATATTTACAGAGAAGAAAATATTTACGGAGATCGTGATATTTCAGATTATGTTAAAGGAAATTCTTTATTCCAAGTGATGGAATCCAATAAAATTAAAGAAGAAATTAGAAATAAAGAACTCGATATGTGGAGCTATTAA
- a CDS encoding HU family DNA-binding protein, producing MIAIKALERTNPQDVNADNKFYAKAISQGVIDFERLAYLVSNQCTVRESDCYAVLRALEHNIMDELKQGKVVQLGSIGNLQVGVSSRGETTPEEVSANSVKKAHINFRPGSNLRDMLDVMKYKIIAG from the coding sequence ATGATTGCAATTAAAGCGCTCGAGCGCACAAATCCGCAAGACGTAAACGCGGACAACAAATTTTATGCTAAAGCTATTTCTCAAGGAGTAATAGATTTTGAAAGATTAGCATATTTAGTATCCAACCAATGTACAGTTCGTGAATCGGATTGTTATGCAGTGCTACGTGCATTAGAACATAACATTATGGACGAACTGAAACAAGGGAAGGTTGTACAACTCGGTAGTATCGGGAATCTTCAAGTAGGAGTATCTTCTAGAGGAGAGACTACACCGGAGGAAGTAAGTGCAAATTCTGTTAAAAAAGCGCATATCAATTTTAGACCTGGATCTAATTTAAGAGATATGCTAGATGTTATGAAATACAAAATAATTGCTGGTTAG